The proteins below come from a single Pandoraea apista genomic window:
- a CDS encoding bifunctional GNAT family N-acetyltransferase/nucleoside diphosphate kinase regulator yields the protein MSKPFISLCPEITRANALNLMDWLEDEAVIRYLSDSRHVSRFIEQVVDRVQLPILTHLFNQGGRFFMAYDRYDEPVGFVRLIKTGPDCEIVLVIGNRDNWGRKLGASALREGMKLAFFDMRAEKVIAKIHIDNARSLKTFLRCGFLLDSETPTMKSYAMTSERYLQRLREGALGGASEIYITEIDQTRLRHLVALESGPDVVELEHEIERAIVVDARQVARDVVTMNSRAVLHLDDEKVEVDLVYPQDADGSAGKLSVFSGVGTAILGYKEGDAIDWRIPDRTRCIRIEKVLYQPEAAGDFHL from the coding sequence ATGAGCAAGCCTTTCATTTCTCTGTGCCCGGAGATCACTCGGGCAAACGCGCTGAATTTGATGGACTGGCTGGAAGACGAGGCCGTCATCCGCTATCTGAGCGATTCACGTCACGTTTCACGGTTCATCGAACAAGTCGTTGATCGGGTCCAGTTGCCGATCCTCACTCATCTGTTCAATCAAGGCGGCCGGTTCTTCATGGCCTACGACCGATATGACGAGCCGGTGGGCTTCGTGCGTCTGATCAAGACGGGGCCGGACTGCGAGATCGTTCTGGTCATCGGAAACCGCGACAACTGGGGCCGTAAGCTCGGTGCCAGCGCCTTGCGCGAAGGCATGAAGCTCGCCTTCTTCGATATGCGGGCCGAGAAGGTCATCGCCAAGATCCACATCGACAACGCGCGCTCGCTGAAGACGTTCCTGCGTTGCGGCTTTCTGCTCGACAGTGAAACCCCCACGATGAAGTCATATGCGATGACCTCGGAGCGCTATCTACAGCGTTTGCGCGAAGGCGCTTTGGGCGGCGCTTCGGAGATCTACATCACTGAAATCGACCAGACCCGGCTTAGGCATCTGGTGGCGCTGGAGTCAGGCCCCGACGTGGTGGAACTGGAGCACGAGATCGAGCGAGCCATCGTCGTGGATGCTCGGCAGGTGGCACGGGATGTCGTCACGATGAACTCCAGGGCCGTGCTGCATCTGGACGACGAGAAAGTGGAAGTGGATCTGGTCTATCCGCAGGACGCCGATGGCAGCGCCGGGAAACTGTCGGTTTTCTCCGGCGTTGGCACCGCGATTCTGGGTTACAAAGAGGGCGATGCCATCGACTGGCGGATTCCAGACCGTACTCGCTGCATTCGGATTGAGAAAGTGCTTTACCAGCCGGAAGCGGCGGGCGATTTTCACCTGTAG
- a CDS encoding GNAT family N-acetyltransferase: protein MEAMAAVRIRVARPDDAPALPQVDRSAGELFRLLPELAWLADGEGMPVARHRELIAQGVAWVAVDQDDKPVAFLEAEVFGDELHVWEVSVHRDWQSRGVGRALMTAAAEHAARMGLAALTLTTFRDVPWNGPFYTRLGFVPIAAPDLGERLRQVLAHEVAAGLPAARRCAMRQTVMPRR from the coding sequence ATGGAGGCGATGGCTGCGGTGCGCATTCGCGTCGCCAGGCCAGACGATGCGCCCGCACTGCCGCAGGTTGACCGGAGTGCGGGCGAATTGTTTCGTCTGCTGCCGGAACTGGCTTGGTTGGCGGACGGTGAAGGGATGCCGGTAGCTCGGCATCGAGAACTGATCGCGCAGGGCGTGGCGTGGGTGGCCGTCGATCAAGATGATAAGCCCGTCGCGTTTCTCGAAGCCGAGGTGTTTGGCGACGAACTGCATGTGTGGGAAGTGTCCGTGCATCGCGATTGGCAGTCGCGCGGCGTGGGGCGGGCGCTGATGACGGCGGCGGCCGAGCATGCGGCGCGTATGGGGCTGGCGGCGCTCACGCTAACGACATTTCGCGACGTGCCCTGGAATGGGCCGTTCTATACCCGGCTGGGTTTCGTGCCGATTGCCGCGCCGGATCTGGGTGAACGGCTCAGGCAGGTGTTGGCGCATGAGGTGGCTGCCGGGCTGCCTGCGGCGCGGCGTTGCGCAATGCGCCAGACGGTTATGCCGCGTCGTTGA
- a CDS encoding LysR family transcriptional regulator: protein MDRLQAMQVFTRVVEANSFSRAADNLGLPRTSVTTIIQNLEAHLGTRLLQRTTRRLNLTPDGAAYYERCLRILADIEETESSFRESSQRVRGKLRIDMPGSLGKLVVLPSLCEFHDRYPEIELMVGMGDKPVDLIQEGVDCVLRVGTLQDSSLVARRVGMFQSLTCASPAYLERMGMPHTLDDLQRHTAVHYFSSRTGRVIDEQFLVDGKEVEISMQGSIAVNDAEAYLQLGLAGFGTVQLARFMALPYLQSGQLVEVLHQWKPPPMPISAVYPHNRHLSPKVRVFVDFIAELFERCPLLQGLDETAVQCKPTVAATDAEGRWASYGTEMAPQEVVV from the coding sequence ATGGATCGCTTACAAGCGATGCAGGTCTTCACGCGAGTGGTCGAGGCGAACAGCTTTTCGCGCGCGGCCGACAATCTGGGTTTGCCGCGCACCTCGGTGACCACGATTATTCAAAATCTCGAGGCGCATCTGGGCACACGGCTGTTGCAGCGCACGACCCGGCGGCTCAACCTCACGCCCGACGGCGCGGCTTATTACGAGCGTTGCCTGCGCATTCTCGCGGATATCGAGGAGACCGAGTCGTCGTTCCGGGAGAGCAGCCAACGCGTGCGCGGCAAGTTGCGCATCGACATGCCGGGCTCGCTCGGCAAGCTGGTGGTGCTGCCGTCGCTGTGCGAATTTCACGACCGCTATCCGGAAATCGAACTCATGGTCGGCATGGGCGATAAGCCGGTCGATCTGATTCAGGAGGGGGTCGACTGTGTGTTGCGTGTTGGCACACTTCAGGATTCAAGCCTGGTCGCGCGGCGCGTGGGCATGTTCCAGAGCCTGACGTGCGCGTCACCGGCGTATCTGGAGCGCATGGGCATGCCGCATACGCTCGACGATCTGCAACGGCACACGGCGGTGCATTATTTCTCGAGCCGCACGGGGCGGGTCATCGACGAGCAATTCCTTGTGGACGGCAAGGAAGTCGAGATCAGCATGCAGGGTTCGATCGCCGTGAACGACGCCGAGGCCTATCTGCAACTGGGGCTGGCGGGCTTTGGCACGGTTCAGTTGGCGCGTTTTATGGCGTTGCCGTATTTGCAGTCCGGCCAACTGGTCGAGGTCCTGCATCAATGGAAGCCGCCGCCCATGCCGATTTCCGCTGTGTACCCGCATAATCGTCATTTGTCGCCCAAGGTTCGCGTATTTGTCGACTTCATCGCCGAACTCTTCGAGCGCTGCCCGTTGCTCCAAGGCCTTGACGAGACCGCTGTGCAGTGCAAACCGACGGTGGCAGCGACCGATGCCGAGGGGCGTTGGGCCTCGTACGGCACGGAAATGGCGCCGCAGGAGGTGGTGGTTTGA
- a CDS encoding alpha/beta hydrolase produces the protein MSTNAKPKSGRPVQTHHTEDGLRIEEVSIAGHVGPVTLRLYRPAGSAAGAAHETAGEPGVVVPLEAHLPAVLYFHGGGFCNGSLDDGDVAARYLASHVPALVVSVGYSLAPEHPFPAAPEDAWCAARWLQRHARRYGASPRRLAVVGHDAGGNIAAALTMISRDRGEVAIAAQVLLAPLLDPSMTRLADGRTPSDIEASECARCYRAYLPHATQRLHPYAAPLESRRLAGLPPTLIASAEHDLLHVEAEKYAAELIAAGVPTQVTRHRSASHHGLAALPAALREVAAFLTRRLAPPATGSTQ, from the coding sequence ATGTCAACCAACGCCAAGCCGAAATCGGGACGCCCGGTGCAAACGCACCACACCGAGGACGGACTGCGCATCGAAGAGGTGAGCATCGCCGGCCATGTGGGTCCGGTGACGCTGCGCCTTTACCGGCCCGCGGGCTCCGCCGCAGGTGCTGCCCATGAGACGGCCGGCGAGCCCGGCGTCGTGGTGCCGCTCGAGGCCCATCTGCCCGCCGTGCTGTACTTCCACGGCGGCGGTTTCTGCAACGGTTCGCTCGACGACGGGGACGTAGCCGCCCGCTATCTTGCCTCGCACGTGCCCGCGCTGGTCGTCTCGGTCGGCTATTCGCTCGCGCCGGAACACCCGTTTCCCGCCGCGCCCGAAGACGCCTGGTGCGCCGCACGCTGGCTTCAGCGCCACGCCCGCCGCTACGGCGCGAGCCCGCGCCGGCTGGCTGTGGTCGGTCACGACGCCGGGGGCAACATCGCTGCGGCGCTCACCATGATCTCGCGCGATCGCGGCGAAGTGGCGATTGCCGCGCAAGTACTGCTCGCCCCGCTGCTCGACCCCAGCATGACGCGTCTGGCCGACGGCCGCACGCCAAGCGATATCGAAGCGAGCGAGTGCGCCCGGTGTTATCGCGCCTATCTGCCGCATGCCACGCAGCGTTTGCACCCGTATGCCGCACCGCTCGAATCACGCCGTCTCGCGGGCCTGCCGCCCACGTTGATCGCCTCCGCCGAACATGACCTGCTGCATGTCGAAGCCGAAAAATACGCTGCCGAACTCATCGCGGCCGGCGTGCCAACGCAGGTCACGCGCCATCGCAGCGCGTCCCATCACGGCCTGGCCGCCCTTCCCGCCGCGTTGCGCGAGGTGGCCGCGTTCCTGACACGCCGGCTGGCGCCCCCCGCCACCGGCTCTACCCAGTGA
- a CDS encoding efflux RND transporter periplasmic adaptor subunit, giving the protein MTTLARKPVLIAAAATVALLAIGTLTVVRVDASTPAAQVMPTVEVDVANVISRTVTDWQSYSGRLDAVDRVDIKPLVSGTITAVHFKDGQLVKKGDPLFTIDPRPYAAEVDRAAAQLASAQARDVFTSTDLARAQRLIADNAIAKKDFDQKENAAREAVANVKAAQAALETARINLGYTQIVAPVSGRVSRAEITVGNTVSAGAQSPALTTVVSVSPIYAAFDVDEQTYLRYLSRDTAKPSGVPVDLGLANESGYSRKGTVYSVDNRFDTTSGTIRVRARFDNADGALLPGLYARIRVGGGEPHPALLVDEAAVGTDQSKKFVMVVDPQNKVQYREVQLGERHGGLVEIAGGLKDGERIIVNGLQRVRPGDTVSPKAVKMAGDTGNADDTHDVAATAVAANDAAHAADTSAKAATPAANGANAAQKTSQNSSKDGAAAHSAAANQTGAVTKTASR; this is encoded by the coding sequence ATGACCACCCTCGCTCGCAAACCTGTACTCATTGCCGCCGCCGCTACGGTGGCGCTTCTGGCCATCGGCACGCTCACCGTCGTGCGCGTTGACGCCAGCACGCCCGCCGCCCAAGTCATGCCGACTGTGGAAGTGGATGTGGCCAACGTGATCTCGCGCACCGTGACCGACTGGCAAAGCTATTCCGGCCGGCTCGACGCGGTGGATCGCGTGGACATCAAGCCGCTCGTGTCGGGCACCATCACCGCCGTGCATTTCAAGGACGGTCAACTCGTGAAGAAGGGTGACCCCCTCTTCACCATCGATCCGCGCCCGTATGCGGCCGAAGTGGACCGTGCTGCGGCGCAGCTCGCGTCGGCACAAGCCCGTGACGTCTTCACCAGCACCGACCTTGCACGCGCACAGCGCCTGATCGCGGATAACGCCATCGCGAAAAAGGACTTCGATCAGAAGGAAAACGCAGCCCGTGAGGCGGTGGCCAACGTGAAGGCCGCGCAGGCCGCGCTGGAAACGGCACGCATCAACCTCGGCTACACGCAAATCGTGGCCCCGGTCTCCGGACGCGTTTCGCGTGCGGAGATCACGGTCGGCAACACCGTGTCGGCGGGCGCCCAATCGCCCGCGCTGACCACGGTGGTGTCGGTCTCGCCGATCTACGCCGCGTTCGACGTCGACGAACAGACCTATCTGCGCTACCTGTCGCGCGACACGGCCAAACCGAGCGGCGTGCCCGTCGATCTGGGGCTGGCCAACGAATCGGGCTACTCGCGCAAAGGCACCGTGTATTCCGTGGATAACCGCTTCGACACGACGTCGGGCACGATCCGCGTGCGAGCACGCTTCGACAACGCCGATGGCGCGCTCTTGCCGGGCCTGTACGCCCGCATTCGCGTGGGTGGCGGCGAACCGCACCCGGCACTGCTCGTGGACGAAGCCGCTGTCGGCACCGACCAGAGCAAGAAGTTCGTGATGGTCGTCGACCCGCAGAACAAGGTGCAGTACCGCGAAGTGCAATTGGGCGAGCGCCACGGCGGCCTCGTGGAAATCGCGGGCGGTCTGAAAGACGGCGAACGCATCATCGTGAACGGTCTGCAACGCGTGCGCCCGGGTGACACGGTCTCGCCGAAGGCCGTGAAGATGGCCGGCGACACGGGCAACGCGGACGACACCCACGATGTGGCCGCCACCGCTGTTGCTGCCAACGATGCTGCCCATGCGGCCGATACCTCGGCCAAAGCGGCTACGCCAGCCGCGAACGGCGCCAATGCCGCACAGAAGACTTCGCAGAACAGCAGCAAGGACGGTGCCGCAGCGCATTCGGCCGCCGCGAACCAGACGGGCGCGGTGACGAAGACGGCGTCGCGTTGA
- a CDS encoding efflux RND transporter permease subunit codes for MNISKFFIDRPIFAGVLSVITLLAGLIAVFQLPISEYPEVVPPSVVVHAQYPGANPKVIAETVASPLEEQINGVENMLYMQSQANSDGNLTTTVTFRLGTDPDKAQQLVQNRVSQALPRLPDDVQRLGVTTIKSSPTLTMVVHLISPNDRYDMTYLRNYALINVKDRLSRIKGVGEVQLWGAGDYSMRVWLDPAKVAQRGLTASDVVKAIREQNVQVAAGVIGATPAGPNTPLQLNVNARGRLNTEEEFRDIILKTSPDGAVTHLSDVARVQLDASTYSLRSLLDNKPAVGLGINQAPGANSLQISDDVRAAMADLQKDMPPGVEYRIEYDPTQFVRSSISAVVHTLLEAIALVVLVVIVFLQTWRASIIPLLAVPVSIVGTFALLLGFGYSINALSLFGMVLAIGIVVDDAIVVVENVERNIAAGLSPKEATYQAMREVSGPIIAIALTLVAVFVPLAFMSGLTGQFYKQFAMTIAISTVISAFNSLTLSPAMAALLLKDHHAKPDWLTRQMNRYLGGFFGAFNRVFHRGSEKYGHGVTRVIGRKAVMMAIFAVLLGVTVLLGKVVPGGFVPAQDKEYLIAFAQLPNGASLDRTETVIRDMSAIALKTPGVKSAIAFPGLSVNGFTNSSSAGIVFVTLKPFSERKDKSLSAAAIAAKLNGEYSKNKDSFIAVFPPPPVLGLGTLGGFKLQVEDRGALGYEALNDATQAFIKKASQTKELGPTFSSYQINVPQLNVDLDRVKAKQLGVPITDVFDTMQIYLGSLYVNDFNKFGRVYQVRVQADAPYRAHADDIGLLKTRNSNGDMVPLSSLVKVTPTYGPEMVVRYNGYTAADINGGPAPGYSSGQAQAAVERIAAETLPRGVKFEWTDLTYQQILAGDSALWVFPISVLLVFLVLAAQYESLTLPLAVIMIVPMSIMSALFGVWLTRGDNNIFTQIGLMVLVGLSAKNAILIVEFARELEMQGRTAIAAAIEASRLRLRPILMTSIAFIMGVVPLVTSSGAGSEMRHAMGVAVFFGMIGVTGFGLILTPVFYVLLRTLAGKKPLHSAHASTMPANVKAEV; via the coding sequence ATGAACATCTCAAAATTCTTTATCGATCGACCCATCTTTGCAGGGGTTCTGTCGGTCATCACGCTGCTGGCTGGCTTAATTGCCGTGTTCCAGTTGCCGATCTCGGAGTACCCGGAAGTGGTCCCGCCGTCGGTCGTCGTGCATGCCCAGTATCCCGGCGCCAACCCGAAGGTGATCGCCGAGACGGTGGCTTCGCCGCTCGAAGAGCAGATCAATGGCGTGGAGAACATGCTGTACATGCAGTCGCAGGCCAACAGCGACGGCAACCTCACCACGACCGTGACCTTCCGTCTGGGCACCGACCCGGACAAGGCTCAGCAGCTCGTGCAGAACCGTGTCTCGCAAGCGCTGCCGCGCCTGCCGGACGACGTGCAGCGTCTTGGCGTGACGACCATCAAGTCCTCACCCACGCTCACGATGGTGGTGCACCTGATCTCGCCGAACGATCGTTACGACATGACCTACCTGCGCAACTACGCGCTCATCAACGTCAAGGACCGCCTCTCGCGGATCAAGGGCGTGGGTGAAGTGCAGTTGTGGGGGGCAGGCGACTACTCGATGCGCGTGTGGCTCGATCCGGCCAAGGTCGCCCAGCGCGGCCTGACCGCGTCTGACGTGGTGAAGGCCATTCGCGAGCAGAACGTGCAGGTTGCGGCCGGCGTGATCGGCGCGACCCCGGCCGGCCCGAATACCCCGCTGCAACTGAACGTGAATGCGCGCGGCCGGCTGAACACGGAAGAAGAGTTCCGCGACATCATCCTGAAGACCTCGCCCGACGGTGCCGTCACGCATCTGAGCGATGTGGCCCGCGTGCAACTCGACGCCTCGACATACAGCCTGCGCTCGTTGCTCGACAACAAGCCGGCCGTGGGCCTCGGTATCAATCAGGCACCGGGGGCAAACTCGCTGCAAATCTCGGACGATGTTCGCGCAGCGATGGCCGATCTGCAAAAAGATATGCCGCCGGGTGTGGAGTACCGCATCGAGTATGACCCGACACAGTTTGTGCGCTCGTCGATCAGCGCCGTGGTGCACACGCTGCTCGAAGCCATTGCTCTGGTGGTGTTGGTCGTGATCGTGTTCCTGCAAACGTGGCGTGCGTCGATCATTCCTCTGCTCGCCGTGCCGGTGTCGATCGTGGGAACGTTTGCCCTGCTGCTTGGCTTCGGCTACTCGATCAACGCGCTGTCGCTGTTCGGCATGGTGCTCGCCATCGGTATCGTGGTCGACGATGCGATCGTGGTCGTCGAAAACGTGGAACGTAACATCGCGGCCGGGCTGTCGCCGAAGGAAGCGACGTATCAGGCGATGCGGGAAGTGAGCGGTCCGATCATCGCCATCGCGCTCACGCTGGTCGCCGTGTTCGTGCCGCTCGCTTTCATGTCGGGCCTGACGGGGCAGTTCTACAAGCAGTTCGCCATGACCATCGCCATCTCGACGGTGATCTCGGCCTTCAACTCGCTCACGCTCTCGCCGGCCATGGCCGCCCTACTGCTCAAGGACCATCACGCCAAGCCGGATTGGCTCACGCGTCAGATGAACCGTTATCTGGGTGGCTTCTTCGGGGCGTTCAATCGCGTGTTCCATCGCGGCTCGGAGAAGTACGGGCACGGTGTGACCCGCGTGATCGGCCGCAAGGCCGTCATGATGGCGATCTTCGCCGTGTTGCTGGGCGTCACGGTGTTGCTGGGCAAGGTCGTTCCGGGTGGCTTCGTGCCGGCGCAGGACAAGGAATACCTGATCGCATTTGCTCAGTTGCCCAATGGCGCGTCGCTCGACCGCACCGAGACCGTGATCCGCGACATGTCCGCTATCGCATTGAAGACGCCTGGCGTGAAGAGCGCCATCGCCTTCCCGGGTCTGTCGGTCAATGGCTTCACCAACTCGTCGTCGGCAGGCATTGTGTTCGTCACGCTCAAGCCGTTTAGCGAGCGAAAGGACAAGTCGCTGTCGGCGGCTGCCATCGCTGCGAAACTCAACGGCGAATACTCGAAGAACAAGGACTCGTTCATCGCCGTATTCCCGCCCCCGCCGGTGCTGGGCCTGGGTACGCTCGGTGGCTTCAAGCTGCAAGTCGAAGACCGTGGTGCGCTCGGCTACGAAGCCCTGAACGACGCTACGCAGGCGTTCATCAAGAAGGCATCGCAGACGAAGGAACTGGGCCCGACGTTCTCGTCGTATCAGATCAACGTGCCGCAACTGAACGTGGATCTCGATCGCGTGAAGGCCAAGCAACTGGGTGTGCCGATCACCGACGTGTTCGACACCATGCAGATCTACCTCGGCTCGCTGTACGTGAACGACTTCAACAAGTTCGGTCGCGTGTATCAGGTTCGCGTGCAAGCCGACGCGCCGTATCGTGCGCATGCCGACGACATCGGCCTGCTCAAGACGCGCAACAGCAATGGCGACATGGTGCCGCTCTCGTCGCTGGTGAAGGTCACGCCGACGTACGGTCCCGAAATGGTGGTTCGCTACAACGGCTACACCGCCGCCGACATCAACGGCGGGCCGGCCCCGGGTTACTCGTCGGGTCAGGCGCAAGCCGCGGTGGAGCGCATTGCGGCGGAAACGCTGCCGCGCGGTGTGAAGTTCGAATGGACCGACCTGACGTATCAGCAGATTCTCGCGGGCGACTCGGCACTGTGGGTGTTCCCGATCTCCGTGCTGCTGGTGTTCCTGGTGCTGGCCGCACAGTACGAAAGCCTGACACTGCCGCTGGCCGTGATCATGATCGTGCCGATGAGCATCATGTCCGCGCTGTTCGGTGTGTGGCTCACGCGAGGGGATAACAACATCTTCACGCAGATCGGTTTGATGGTGCTCGTGGGGCTCTCGGCGAAGAACGCGATTCTGATCGTGGAATTCGCCCGGGAATT